The DNA window TGTTAGCGACGAGCCAGGCCAGCTGGTTGTAGGTGGTGGCCAGGTTGCGATTGGCCCAGTCGCGGATCGGTTCGCTGGGGGCTTCTTCGGCCTGTTTTTTGAATTCGGCGATTTGACTGCGGAACTTGCCCACGGCGGCGTCGAGCCGTTTTTTCGTCTCTTCGCGGAATTCTTCATCGCCTTGGGGCACGCGGTACATGGCGATCAGCACGTCGGCGTCGGTGGGATCCTCGCGGATGCCTTCCAGCAGGTTCTCGCGGACCTGGGCCAGTTCGCCTTGACGCTGCTGATGCAGGGCCAGAAAGAACTTGGCGCGGGAACGGATGGCGCCCGGCTCCAGGCCTAATCGCTGCTGCATCAACTGCAGGATTTTGGGGTCGGCGTCCATGGCTTCGACCAGACCCACCAGGACCTCTCCGGCTTCTTTGTCTTCCTGCAGGTCGTGCAGCATCTCAGAAAACAGGCGGCGGGCGCGCATATCGAGCAGGGAGCCGGCCGTTTCCAGGTCCAGCACCCGGCGATATTCGCGTTTGGCCCATTCAAACAGGCCCCGCTGCTGCAGGGAAAAGGCGGCCACCAGGTGGCTGTCGCCTTCGTCGGGCGTAATGCCGAGCGCCTTGTTGGCGGTGGCTTCGGCCTGTTCGGTCTTGCCTTGCTGGGACTCTGCCTCGGCCAGCCGATAGAGTAGCAAGGGCTGGGAGTTGAATTGCGTGTTGAAACGCTGCGCGACTTCTTCGACGACCGACCAGGCTTCGTGTTTCAGGAACCAGTCGGTCGCTTCCAGCAATTGCTGGTGCTGGGGTTCATCTTTATCGTTGATCAGGGCGATGGTGTCGCGCATCGCTTCATAGGCGGCTTCGCGATGATTCAACGACAGCAGCAATTCGGAACGCCAGCGGAGCAGGTCGCGCAGGATATCGCGGTTGGACTCGTTTGTGGTTTTCGCAAAAAAGTCCTGTTCTTCGCGGCATAAATCTCGCCACTGACCCAGGCTGGCGTTGGGATCGACCAGCGTATGGGCGTAAGCCCGCAGCCATTTGGCGCCCGTCCGCTGGCTGCGGCCGAGCGAGG is part of the Lignipirellula cremea genome and encodes:
- a CDS encoding tetratricopeptide repeat protein, translated to MFSTWLPALSPLPHCAAVCLLAAGVLGGGSQGILYAADPVAAELARTTEAINQEQDAIDAKVAALIQQLGADEYATRINANNELEKLGLLAFEALYEAQSNKDLEIRSRARFLVRSILVVWSLDDDSQEVKRSLQAYGAQPPKDRRGRMDRLASLDNAEGLDALARLARYESDDLLSKQAALLAMNLIKPDSDEATLERVRGLLTSLGRSQRTGAKWLRAYAHTLVDPNASLGQWRDLCREEQDFFAKTTNESNRDILRDLLRWRSELLLSLNHREAAYEAMRDTIALINDKDEPQHQQLLEATDWFLKHEAWSVVEEVAQRFNTQFNSQPLLLYRLAEAESQQGKTEQAEATANKALGITPDEGDSHLVAAFSLQQRGLFEWAKREYRRVLDLETAGSLLDMRARRLFSEMLHDLQEDKEAGEVLVGLVEAMDADPKILQLMQQRLGLEPGAIRSRAKFFLALHQQRQGELAQVRENLLEGIREDPTDADVLIAMYRVPQGDEEFREETKKRLDAAVGKFRSQIAEFKKQAEEAPSEPIRDWANRNLATTYNQLAWLVANTEGDFDEAVRSSHRSLELRPNTASFLDTLGHCYFAVGDMENAVKYQSQAVALEPHSGQISRQLNVFQKALAEQQTQRAQEEPPAPVDPLNK